GTCAGTCGTGCAAAATCATCCTCGGAGATAAGCACAGCGGCCGGCCGGCCGTGCCGGGTGATGCGTTGCGGGCCACCGGCGATGGCGCGATCGATCGCGCTACTTAGTTTTGCCTTGGCCTCTTGAAGCTGCCATTCGCCTTTAATCCGAAGCACGGAACCTCCAAAATATAGTCTGACTAGTCTGACTATATCGAAACGTCAGCGTAGAA
This window of the Candidatus Dormiibacterota bacterium genome carries:
- a CDS encoding type II toxin-antitoxin system Phd/YefM family antitoxin — encoded protein: MLRIKGEWQLQEAKAKLSSAIDRAIAGGPQRITRHGRPAAVLISEDDFARLTGRKAQPLAAFLAGSELGDLEL